A DNA window from Solirubrobacterales bacterium contains the following coding sequences:
- the rsfS gene encoding ribosome silencing factor: MSKTTENTITGEQIARRVAEMLDDKKGVDIVALDVRGLANFADYFVFATGRSDRQTKSLHDAVREGMKVDPEMLPVHTEGERERRWILLDYGDVIVHLMIPEVREYYRLEQLWSDAPQLQLELSAQEAIATDDAA, translated from the coding sequence ATGAGCAAGACCACAGAAAACACAATCACCGGCGAGCAGATCGCCCGCCGCGTCGCCGAGATGCTGGACGACAAAAAGGGCGTCGACATTGTCGCGCTCGACGTCCGCGGCCTGGCAAACTTTGCCGACTACTTCGTCTTTGCGACTGGCCGCAGCGACCGCCAGACCAAGTCGCTGCACGACGCGGTTCGCGAGGGTATGAAGGTCGATCCCGAAATGCTCCCGGTGCACACCGAGGGCGAGCGCGAGCGCCGCTGGATCCTGCTCGACTACGGCGACGTGATCGTCCACCTGATGATCCCCGAGGTCCGCGAGTACTACCGCCTCGAACAGCTCTGGAGCGACGCTCCGCAGCTGCAGCTGGAGCTGTCGGCGCAAGAGGCCATTGCCACCGACGACGCTGCGTAG
- the nadD gene encoding nicotinate (nicotinamide) nucleotide adenylyltransferase, translated as MRVGILGGTFSPIHHGHVICAQEARVQLELDVVRLMPVGTPPHRQLEADEDPGDKHRLSMVRLAVIGQPGLEISTAELEREGTSYTVDTLAELVDQEPDAQFTLIIGADQAMSFGNWREPERIAEMAEIAVATRVDHNRDEAIAEVIRATGGKEPIAFAMPRIDISSTFIRERIYRGHTVAHLVPAGIPELIEEAQLYR; from the coding sequence ATGCGCGTCGGAATCCTCGGAGGCACATTCAGCCCGATCCACCACGGCCACGTGATCTGCGCGCAAGAAGCGCGCGTGCAGCTCGAACTGGACGTCGTGCGCCTTATGCCGGTCGGCACGCCGCCACATCGCCAGCTCGAGGCCGATGAGGATCCAGGCGACAAGCACCGGCTTTCGATGGTTCGATTAGCGGTGATCGGCCAGCCCGGACTTGAGATTTCGACCGCCGAGCTGGAGCGTGAGGGCACGTCTTACACCGTCGATACGCTGGCTGAATTGGTTGATCAAGAACCAGACGCGCAGTTCACGCTTATCATCGGTGCCGACCAGGCGATGTCTTTCGGCAACTGGCGCGAACCCGAGCGCATCGCCGAAATGGCCGAGATTGCGGTGGCCACAAGGGTCGATCACAACCGTGATGAGGCAATTGCAGAAGTGATCCGGGCAACCGGCGGCAAGGAGCCAATTGCCTTCGCGATGCCCCGCATCGACATCTCATCCACTTTCATACGCGAGCGCATTTATCGCGGTCACACCGTTGCGCACCTTGTGCCGGCGGGAATTCCAGAATTGATTGAAGAGGCACAGCTGTACAGATGA